The following proteins come from a genomic window of Polaribacter dokdonensis:
- a CDS encoding DNA-binding protein has product MSLRYRITKRNNSLKNNTEQYILQAVNTGTIELDYISKLISEECSLHEVDVKAVLIALGLKLEFFLTDGKIVELGDIGRFKMGFNGTASNDPNTLTPKRNIKKYHINYQPSKKLKQRLKAGVDTYKEGRRG; this is encoded by the coding sequence ATGTCATTACGTTATAGAATAACTAAAAGAAATAACTCTTTAAAAAACAATACAGAGCAATATATTTTACAAGCTGTTAATACAGGTACTATAGAATTAGATTACATTAGTAAACTAATTAGTGAAGAGTGCAGCCTACATGAAGTTGATGTAAAAGCAGTTTTAATTGCTTTGGGGTTAAAACTAGAATTTTTTCTTACAGATGGTAAAATAGTAGAATTAGGTGATATTGGCCGTTTTAAAATGGGTTTTAACGGTACTGCAAGTAACGACCCTAATACTTTAACGCCTAAACGTAACATTAAAAAATACCATATAAACTATCAACCTTCTAAGAAATTAAAGCAACGTCTAAAAGCAGGTGTAGATACTTATAAAGAGGGTAGAAGGGGTTAA